In Rahnella aquatilis CIP 78.65 = ATCC 33071, one DNA window encodes the following:
- a CDS encoding fimbrial biogenesis chaperone, translating to MRRLPVILSGMLFILFSGMPVYAGVITEATRVIYQGNKKEASLTVSNLGKQAEPFLIQSWVDNNGPDGLQKSSAAAPFIVTPPLFRLNAGEDNSLRIIRTGGILPDDRESLFWLNIKAIPRLPEEAPAGLLQIVVKTRLKLFYRPVALLAPAAQSAWRQLQFSRQGSTLRVTNPTPYYFTFFRLNLGSNRVATGNTMVPPFGEARYPWPQGATGNDVSWQVVNDYGGASSVEKNRLR from the coding sequence ATGCGGCGTCTTCCTGTTATTTTATCCGGGATGTTATTTATTCTCTTTTCCGGAATGCCGGTTTATGCGGGGGTAATTACTGAGGCAACGCGGGTGATATATCAGGGCAATAAAAAAGAAGCCTCACTGACCGTCAGTAATCTGGGGAAACAGGCAGAACCTTTTCTGATCCAGTCCTGGGTTGATAATAACGGGCCTGACGGGCTGCAAAAATCTTCCGCTGCTGCGCCTTTTATTGTCACGCCACCTTTATTCCGCCTGAATGCCGGAGAAGATAACAGCCTGCGGATTATCCGCACCGGCGGCATATTACCCGACGATCGCGAATCCCTGTTCTGGCTGAATATCAAAGCCATTCCCCGCCTGCCTGAAGAAGCCCCTGCCGGTTTATTGCAAATCGTGGTCAAGACCCGCCTCAAACTGTTTTATCGCCCCGTGGCGTTGCTCGCCCCCGCAGCGCAAAGCGCCTGGCGGCAACTGCAGTTCTCCCGTCAGGGTTCAACGCTGCGGGTGACCAATCCGACACCTTATTACTTCACATTTTTCAGATTAAACCTTGGCAGCAACCGTGTGGCGACAGGTAACACCATGGTTCCGCCCTTTGGGGAAGCCCGTTACCCCTGGCCGCAGGGCGCGACGGGGAATGACGTCAGCTGGCAAGTGGTGAATGATTATGGTGGCGCCAGTTCAGTGGAAAAAAACCGGCTGCGCTGA
- a CDS encoding fimbrial protein, giving the protein MNKRNSFILLLGTMLCFSHSVAHAADGTINFTGQIVATTCDVNGGTTDAINVDLGTVAATSFTAAGATSSPTAFTISLTNCPTTFTAAAVKFDGTADAVDNQLLEVTGGATGVGIEIADNQGTPIPLYTASRFYPIDATAEGVDMNFIARYKSTAATVGEGAANATSQFTINYQ; this is encoded by the coding sequence ATGAATAAGCGTAATTCTTTTATTTTACTTCTCGGCACCATGCTGTGCTTTAGCCATTCAGTGGCGCATGCTGCCGATGGTACCATTAATTTCACCGGACAAATTGTTGCCACGACATGCGACGTCAATGGCGGAACGACTGATGCCATTAACGTTGATTTAGGCACGGTCGCCGCGACATCTTTCACGGCTGCTGGTGCGACATCTTCTCCGACAGCCTTTACTATTTCACTCACCAACTGCCCGACAACCTTCACAGCTGCGGCCGTCAAATTCGATGGTACCGCCGATGCGGTTGACAATCAGCTACTGGAAGTGACGGGTGGCGCAACCGGCGTCGGCATTGAAATCGCCGACAATCAGGGCACGCCAATTCCTCTTTATACGGCTTCACGTTTTTATCCCATTGATGCGACCGCTGAAGGGGTAGATATGAATTTTATCGCCCGCTACAAAAGTACAGCGGCAACCGTGGGCGAGGGTGCGGCAAATGCGACATCTCAGTTCACCATCAATTACCAATAA